Proteins encoded within one genomic window of Aerococcus viridans:
- a CDS encoding bifunctional metallophosphatase/5'-nucleotidase yields the protein MTIFQTSDIHGYIYPTSYLTREENQPFGLLKVNENYLREKGRLADKSSLLISTGDIIQGSPLTHYLQKHRHSAAAIVENMNRMGYDMAVPGNHEFNYGQEYLLNSYQNAQFPILCANILDDTDQPFFGKPYKIFERNGIKIAVLGLTTQYIPNWEHPAHITGLQFRSAVETAKEYVPMLSSMADVVVVAYHGGFECELDTLEPVEQGAGENEGYALTHEVPGIDVLLTGHQHNEIARVVNGVAVVMPGDKGRHLGKVTLDLNKYDGDEHWTLVDAVPELISSTVDTPIQKEAAARLADLQAEIENWLDQPVGTIQGDMKIDSVDMARIHDHPYVEFVHRVKNYYGQTEISAAALFNNDAKGFPNTVTVRDVLNNYPFPNTLAVVKITGAELKAAIEQSAEFFILNEDQEIVMSKDWLYPKPKPYNYDMYEGIDYIIDVSKPIDQRVTKLNYHGQPLDLEAEFEVTLNQYRAIGGGDYHMFDSSKIVREVNMEMSQLIFQYLETHQEIKATCNNNFQVVNGNNCPE from the coding sequence GTGACAATTTTTCAAACGAGTGATATTCACGGGTATATCTATCCTACAAGTTACTTGACTAGAGAAGAAAACCAGCCATTTGGCCTGTTAAAGGTCAATGAAAACTACTTACGAGAGAAAGGTCGCTTGGCCGATAAAAGTAGTTTGCTGATTTCTACAGGAGATATAATTCAAGGATCGCCACTAACCCATTACCTACAAAAGCACCGCCATTCAGCGGCAGCCATTGTAGAAAATATGAATCGGATGGGTTACGACATGGCGGTGCCGGGAAACCATGAATTCAATTACGGGCAAGAATACCTGTTGAATTCATATCAAAACGCACAATTTCCCATTTTATGCGCCAATATTTTAGACGACACTGACCAACCATTTTTCGGTAAACCCTATAAAATATTTGAACGCAATGGGATTAAGATTGCCGTTTTGGGGCTAACCACTCAATACATTCCCAACTGGGAGCATCCTGCCCATATCACTGGCCTGCAGTTTAGGTCAGCTGTTGAAACAGCCAAGGAATACGTGCCCATGTTAAGCAGTATGGCTGACGTAGTCGTTGTCGCTTACCACGGAGGCTTTGAGTGTGAACTAGACACCCTTGAACCAGTAGAACAAGGCGCCGGGGAAAATGAGGGTTACGCCTTAACCCATGAAGTGCCAGGGATTGATGTCTTATTAACCGGCCACCAACACAATGAAATTGCCCGCGTCGTGAACGGTGTGGCAGTTGTCATGCCAGGAGACAAAGGCCGCCATCTTGGTAAAGTTACATTAGACTTAAACAAATACGATGGCGATGAGCACTGGACCTTAGTAGATGCAGTGCCTGAATTAATAAGCTCGACCGTGGACACACCAATTCAAAAAGAAGCCGCTGCAAGATTAGCGGACCTACAAGCAGAAATAGAAAATTGGTTGGACCAACCAGTGGGGACCATTCAAGGGGACATGAAGATTGACAGTGTGGATATGGCCCGCATCCATGATCATCCATACGTCGAATTTGTCCACCGGGTAAAGAACTATTATGGGCAAACTGAAATTTCAGCGGCAGCCTTATTTAATAATGATGCCAAGGGATTTCCAAACACAGTAACCGTCCGTGACGTACTCAATAATTACCCCTTCCCTAACACCTTAGCAGTGGTTAAAATCACCGGAGCAGAATTGAAAGCAGCTATCGAGCAATCAGCGGAATTTTTCATTCTGAATGAAGACCAAGAAATCGTCATGTCTAAAGATTGGCTATATCCCAAACCAAAGCCCTATAATTATGACATGTATGAAGGGATTGACTACATCATTGATGTATCAAAACCAATTGATCAACGGGTAACCAAATTAAACTATCACGGCCAACCATTGGATTTAGAAGCTGAATTCGAAGTGACCCTCAACCAGTATCGGGCTATAGGCGGCGGCGACTATCACATGTTTGATTCATCAAAAATTGTCCGTGAAGTCAATATGGAGATGAGCCAATTAATCTTTCAATACCTTGAAACACATCAAGAAATCAAAGCCACTTGTAACAACAATTTCCAAGTGGTGAACGGCAATAATTGTCCAGAATAG
- a CDS encoding IS1182 family transposase, protein MYTQYNMNQAFLPLELSDYLAPNHIVFQVNNFVEQLDEHILDQFYKHEGRPAYHPLILLKALLFAYIEKTFSGRTIEKMMQENIPMKWLVADTEISYRTINRFRSSELCASILENLFVEFKLFLVQQELISDNVVFIDGTKIEANANKYSFVWKRATDKFYASLKAKEMAYYRNEILPTVEKEIIKDEIDSMSLNDVEILKDFLEEAVAEVNEEIESTPKKGADPRKQKRRKLKKHLRKVKDDFLQREIKYENYYRTFEGRNSFSKTDTDATFMRMKEDPMLNGQLKPGYNLQIATENQFVIAYNIFPNPTDTRTLLPFIESMPTLPKIVVADAGYGSQENLETLDNLGIDHLIKYNMFDKEQTKKFQKSSKNLNNWDHDAENQIFIHPDGTQYHFHHVYHPKTTTGYRLEKEMYYPVNRETATQKSFSFNRKYQYLKENESAKLLSEDGSALFACRKIDVEPVFGQIKQNLGFRRTHLRGKDKVKTDIGLVLMANNIIKVQKRLIN, encoded by the coding sequence ATGTATACTCAATATAACATGAATCAAGCTTTTCTACCATTAGAGTTATCCGATTATCTTGCACCAAATCATATTGTTTTCCAAGTAAATAATTTTGTTGAACAGCTAGATGAACATATCCTCGATCAATTTTATAAACACGAAGGCCGACCGGCCTATCATCCATTAATCCTCTTAAAGGCATTACTATTCGCATATATAGAAAAGACGTTTTCAGGAAGAACTATTGAAAAAATGATGCAAGAGAACATTCCAATGAAATGGTTAGTTGCCGATACCGAAATTTCTTATCGTACGATTAATAGATTTCGTTCTAGTGAATTATGTGCATCAATTCTTGAGAACCTATTCGTTGAATTTAAACTCTTTTTAGTTCAACAAGAACTAATCTCAGATAATGTAGTATTTATAGACGGTACAAAAATTGAAGCAAATGCAAATAAATATTCTTTTGTTTGGAAAAGAGCAACAGATAAATTTTACGCATCATTAAAAGCTAAAGAAATGGCATATTATAGAAACGAAATATTACCTACTGTAGAAAAAGAGATTATCAAAGATGAAATTGATTCAATGTCTTTAAATGATGTTGAAATACTAAAAGACTTCCTTGAGGAAGCTGTAGCTGAGGTAAATGAAGAAATTGAAAGTACGCCAAAAAAAGGTGCAGATCCAAGAAAGCAGAAACGAAGAAAATTGAAAAAACACTTACGAAAAGTGAAAGATGATTTTTTACAGCGTGAGATAAAGTATGAAAATTATTATAGAACATTTGAAGGTAGAAATAGTTTTTCAAAAACAGATACAGATGCAACGTTCATGCGAATGAAAGAAGATCCGATGCTAAATGGTCAACTTAAACCAGGTTATAATCTTCAAATAGCAACTGAAAATCAATTTGTTATAGCCTATAATATTTTTCCAAATCCTACGGATACACGTACACTATTACCATTTATTGAAAGTATGCCTACTTTACCTAAAATCGTCGTAGCTGATGCTGGATATGGAAGCCAAGAAAACTTAGAAACGTTGGACAATCTAGGGATTGATCATCTCATCAAATACAATATGTTTGATAAGGAACAGACGAAGAAATTTCAGAAATCAAGTAAGAATTTAAATAATTGGGACCATGATGCGGAAAATCAAATCTTTATTCACCCTGATGGTACACAGTATCATTTTCATCATGTTTATCATCCAAAAACAACAACTGGATATCGCTTAGAAAAAGAAATGTATTATCCAGTCAATAGAGAAACCGCAACACAAAAGTCATTTTCTTTTAATAGAAAGTATCAGTATTTAAAAGAAAATGAATCAGCTAAGCTATTATCTGAAGATGGCTCAGCTCTTTTCGCATGTAGAAAAATTGATGTTGAGCCGGTCTTCGGACAGATTAAACAAAACTTAGGATTCCGAAGGACTCATTTAAGAGGAAAAGATAAAGTAAAAACAGATATTGGTCTAGTATTAATGGCTAATAACATTATAAAAGTTCAAAAGAGACTGATAAATTAA